DNA from Coriobacteriaceae bacterium:
CGCGTGCAGGGTGCTGGGCGGCGTGATGAACGCGCTGATGGACTCCGAGGCCCAGCAGATGTGCGGCGCGGGCCGCAACGAGCGCAGCGACGGCAGGGAGAACAGCCGCAACGGCTACCGCCCCAGGTCGCTCAAGACCGCCGTGGGCGACGTGGAGCTCGAGATACCCAAGCTCAGGCACGGCACCTACTACCCCGAGGGCATGCTCGCGCGATGGTCGCGCGTCGACACCTCGGTGGCCTCCATCGTGCAGGAGATGTACGCGTGCGGCGTGTCCACCCGCAAGGTCGAGCGCGTGGCGTCCAGGCTGGGCATATCCTCGCTGTCGAGCTCGGAGGTCTCGAGCCTCTGCTCCGACCTCGACGCCGAGGTGGAGGAGTTCCGCCGCCGCGACCTTTCGGGCACGCCGTGCTGCTACCTGTGGCTCGACGCCACCTACATGAGCTGCAGGGTCGGCTCGTCGGTCGTCTCGCAGGGCGTCGTGACCGCGATCGGGCTGGGCGCCGACGGGCGCAAGCACTTCCTGGGCTGCGACGTGGTCGACACCGAGAGCGAGGACTCCTGGGCGGCATTCCTCGGCGGGCTGCGCGAGCGCGGGCTGGCCGGCGTTCGCCTCGTGGTCTCCGACAGCCACGCCGGGCTCGTGGCCGCCGTCTCGCGCCTGTTCCAGGGCTGCGCCTGGCAGCGCTGCGTGACGCACCTGCAGCGCAACCTCCAGAGCGCCTGCTCGGGCAGGCCCGAGGACTCCAAGGCGGCCGTCAGGGACCTCGTGCACGCCGCGGTCTACCAGGACGACCCCGACCTCGCGCGCTGCGTGTGGGCCGAGGCGGCGCCCTGGGTGGCGTCGGTGTCCGCCAGGGCCGGCGAGGTCTTCGAGCGGGCCGAGGACTCCGCGCTGGCGTTCACGGCCTTCCCCAGGGCGCACTGGGCCAAGCTCCGCACCAACAACGTCCAGGAGCGCGCCAACCGCGAGATCAAGCGCCGCTACAGGGTCGTGCAGTCCTTCCCCTCGAGGGAGTCGATGCTGCGCCTGACGTGCGCGAGCCTCATGGAGACCGAGGGGCAGTGGTCCCAGCAGCGCGTGTTCTCCGAGGCCTCGGCCGCCGAGGGCTTCGCCGGGCCCGCGGACAGGCCGGCCCCGACAGAGGGGAGGCGCCGCGCGCTCGGGCGGCGCGCCGGGGAGATAGTGGACGAGATAGTCGAGAAGCGCGGTCTCAAGAAGGAGTAACATCGGGACTTGCAGCGACGGACCTCAGGACACTCTTACACCACGTCTGCGCGCGCCACCCCAAAACGTAGTAGATAGGCCCTTTTCGTGGCACGGCACCAGATCAGTCTATTTAGGATGGGGCTTACTTGACTACTTTCGCCACCCTGATGCCCCTCCAGTCAAAAAAGTGGTCAAAAAAGCCCCATCCCAAATTAGCTACCTTGCTCTGGTGGGCGGGAGCAGGTAAGATATACCGAGCGCCTAGCGCGTTCGATGGGTTCGGATGACGACATGTTCCGAATCTGGTCAGGTCCGGAAGGAAGCAGCCATAAGGAGCCTCTGTCGGGCATCCGAATCCATCGAACGCACGGGCGCTTTTTTGTTACCGCGACATGGCCCGGCCGGCGGCGAGGCAT
Protein-coding regions in this window:
- a CDS encoding IS256 family transposase, giving the protein MPQEESVLRLGRDEALEAARLWQECGDAREFACRVLGGVMNALMDSEAQQMCGAGRNERSDGRENSRNGYRPRSLKTAVGDVELEIPKLRHGTYYPEGMLARWSRVDTSVASIVQEMYACGVSTRKVERVASRLGISSLSSSEVSSLCSDLDAEVEEFRRRDLSGTPCCYLWLDATYMSCRVGSSVVSQGVVTAIGLGADGRKHFLGCDVVDTESEDSWAAFLGGLRERGLAGVRLVVSDSHAGLVAAVSRLFQGCAWQRCVTHLQRNLQSACSGRPEDSKAAVRDLVHAAVYQDDPDLARCVWAEAAPWVASVSARAGEVFERAEDSALAFTAFPRAHWAKLRTNNVQERANREIKRRYRVVQSFPSRESMLRLTCASLMETEGQWSQQRVFSEASAAEGFAGPADRPAPTEGRRRALGRRAGEIVDEIVEKRGLKKE